A genome region from Acipenser ruthenus chromosome 29, fAciRut3.2 maternal haplotype, whole genome shotgun sequence includes the following:
- the LOC117429199 gene encoding forkhead box protein P2-like isoform X3, producing the protein MMVESATETIRTTPSNQNGVSSLSSQPDSGGREGGSNGDATGEVNPVDLLHLQQQQVPVSVAMMTPQMITPQQMQQILSPPQLQALVQQQQALMLQQLQEYYKKQQEQLHLQLLTHQQQQQQQQQQQQTGKQAKEQQLGNKQLAFQQQLIQMQQLQQQHLLNLQRQGLVSLQPSQGAVPMQSLQQAMCPADLQQLWKDVAGMQNQDDNMKHEGLDLTTNSSNSTSYSAAKASPQITHHSLPNGQNSVHTPKRERARVFDWISSFMKAEPADEYRTPHLKSGYQQNTHSAHEEHTGSHPLYGHGECKWPGCEALCEDMGQFIKHLNNEHALDDRSTAQCRVQMQVVQQLEIQLSKESERLQAMMTHLHMRPSEPKPFNQPLNLAASASLLKREGDTFPEGLPHPPTSATAPITPLRQGPSVISSSSLHSVGGAIRRRNSDKFCTPIASGKGHGGYCSLQLQLAMELAQNQEFYKNADVRPPFTYASLIRHAILEAPDRQLTLNEIYNWFTRMFAYFRRNTATWKNAVRHNLSLHKCFVRVENVKGAVWTVDEVEYQKRRPPKMTGSPTLVKNMISGLGYGSLNASYQAALAESSLPLLNSPTLLNTSTGSSMNMLHVGHDDVSSTVEQIHSNGSSSPGLSPQQYGHQIHVKEEPAELLEEDNRPVSLMATMNQNLPLPGDERDLEEELPAVEELE; encoded by the exons GTCCCAGTGTCTGTGGCCATGATGACGCCCCAGATGATCACCCCTCAACAGATGCAGCAAATCCTGTCTCCTCCGCAGCTCCAGGCTTTGGTTCAGCAACAGCAGGCGCTGATGTTACAACAG CTGCAAGAATACTACAAGAAGCAACAGGAGCAGCTGCATCTCCAGCTCCTTacacaccagcagcagcagcagcagcagcagcagcagcaacaaacaGGCAAACAGGCCAAAGAG cagcagctggggaATAAACAGCTAGCGTTCCAGCAGCAGCTGATCCagatgcagcagctgcagcaacagCACCTCCTGAACCTGCAGAGGCAAGGCCTGGTGAGCCTGCAGCCCAGCCAGGGCGCCGTGCCTATGCAGAGCCTGCAGCAAG CCATGTGCCCTGCAGACCTCCAGCAGCTCTGGAAAGATGTAGCCGGCATGCAGAACCAAGACGACAACATGAAGCACGAAGGTCTAGACCTGACAACCAACAGTTCCAACTCTACCTCTTACTCGGCTGCCAAGGCCTCACCTCAAATAACCCATCACTCTTTGCCAAATGGACAGAACTCTGTTCACACTCCAAAGAGAGAGAG AGCAAGAGTCTTTGACTGGATCTCCTCCTTCATGAAGGCTGAACCTGCAGACGAGTACCGAACGCCACACTTGAAAAGCGGTTACCAACAAAACACTCA CTCTGCCCATGAGGAGCACACAGGCTCTCACCCTCTCTACGGACATGGGGAGTGCAAGTGGCCAGGCTGTGAAGCTCTGTGTGAGGACATGGGACAGTTTATAAA GCACCTCAACAACGAACATGCACTAGATGATCGGAGTACTGCACAGTGCCGGGTTCAAATGCAAGTGGTTCAACAGCTAGAGATACAG TTATCCAAGGAGAGCGAGCGTCTGCAAGCAATGATGACACATCTGCATATGAGGCCATCGGAGCCAAAGCCTTTCAACCAGCCC CTCAATCTGGCAGCCAGTGCCTCTCTTttgaagagagagggggacacTTTCCCAGAAGGTTTACCTCACCCCCCCACCTCTGCCACGGCCCCCATCACCCCCCTGCGCCAGGGGCCCTCCGTCATCAGCTCCTCCAGCCTGCACAGTGTGGGGGGGGCCATCCGCCGGAGGAACTCTGATAAGTTCTGCACCCCCATCGCCTCGGGTAAGGGCCATGGAGGCTACTGCAGTTTACAGCTCCAGTTAGCAATGG agcttGCACAGAATCAGGAATTCTACAAAAATGCTGATGTCAGACCTCCCTTTACCTACGCCTCGCTCATACGACAT GCTATATTGGAAGCCCCAGATAGGCAGTTAACCCTGAATGAAATTTACAACTGGTTTACACGAATGTTCGCCTATTTCAGGAGAAACACAGCAACATGGAAG AATGCAGTACGCCATAACCTGAGCCTACACAAGTGCTTTGTCCGAGTGGAGAATGTGAAGGGGGCTGTGTGGACAGTGGATGAAGTTGAATACCAAAAGAGGAGACCACCAAAGATGACCGG aagCCCAACTTTAGTAAAGAATATGATTTCAGGACTTGGCTATGGATCGCTTAACGCAAGCTATCAG gcGGCCCTGGCAGAGAGCAGCCTGCCCCTTCTCAACAGCCCCACCCTGTTGAACACGTCGACTGGCAGCAGCATGAACATGCTCCACGTGGGTCACGATGACGTCAGCAGCACCGTGGAGCAGATCCAcagcaacggcagcagcagcccGGGGCTTTCCCCCCAGCAGTACGG GCATCAAATTCACGTCAAGGAAGAGCCCGCTGAGTTACTAGAGGAAGACAACAGGCCTGTGTCACTCATGGCAACAATGAACCAGAACCTGCCGTTGCCTGGCGACGAGCGAGATTTGGAGGAGGAGCTGCCAGCGGTGGAGGAGCTGGAGTAG
- the LOC117429199 gene encoding forkhead box protein P2-like isoform X4, protein MMVESATETIRTTPSNQNGVSSLSSQPDSGGREGGSNGDATGEVNPVDLLHLQQQQVPVSVAMMTPQMITPQQMQQILSPPQLQALVQQQQALMLQQLQEYYKKQQEQLHLQLLTHQQQQQQQQQQQQTGKQAKEQQLGNKQLAFQQQLIQMQQLQQQHLLNLQRQGLVSLQPSQGAVPMQSLQQAMCPADLQQLWKDVAGMQNQDDNMKHEGLDLTTNSSNSTSYSAAKASPQITHHSLPNGQNSVHTPKRERARVFDWISSFMKAEPADEYRTPHLKSGYQQNTHSAHEEHTGSHPLYGHGECKWPGCEALCEDMGQFIKHLNNEHALDDRSTAQCRVQMQVVQQLEIQLSKESERLQAMMTHLHMRPSEPKPFNQPLNLAASASLLKREGDTFPEGLPHPPTSATAPITPLRQGPSVISSSSLHSVGGAIRRRNSDKFCTPIASELAQNQEFYKNADVRPPFTYASLIRHAILEAPDRQLTLNEIYNWFTRMFAYFRRNTATWKNAVRHNLSLHKCFVRVENVKGAVWTVDEVEYQKRRPPKMTGSPTLVKNMISGLGYGSLNASYQAALAESSLPLLNSPTLLNTSTGSSMNMLHVGHDDVSSTVEQIHSNGSSSPGLSPQQYGHQIHVKEEPAELLEEDNRPVSLMATMNQNLPLPGDERDLEEELPAVEELE, encoded by the exons GTCCCAGTGTCTGTGGCCATGATGACGCCCCAGATGATCACCCCTCAACAGATGCAGCAAATCCTGTCTCCTCCGCAGCTCCAGGCTTTGGTTCAGCAACAGCAGGCGCTGATGTTACAACAG CTGCAAGAATACTACAAGAAGCAACAGGAGCAGCTGCATCTCCAGCTCCTTacacaccagcagcagcagcagcagcagcagcagcagcaacaaacaGGCAAACAGGCCAAAGAG cagcagctggggaATAAACAGCTAGCGTTCCAGCAGCAGCTGATCCagatgcagcagctgcagcaacagCACCTCCTGAACCTGCAGAGGCAAGGCCTGGTGAGCCTGCAGCCCAGCCAGGGCGCCGTGCCTATGCAGAGCCTGCAGCAAG CCATGTGCCCTGCAGACCTCCAGCAGCTCTGGAAAGATGTAGCCGGCATGCAGAACCAAGACGACAACATGAAGCACGAAGGTCTAGACCTGACAACCAACAGTTCCAACTCTACCTCTTACTCGGCTGCCAAGGCCTCACCTCAAATAACCCATCACTCTTTGCCAAATGGACAGAACTCTGTTCACACTCCAAAGAGAGAGAG AGCAAGAGTCTTTGACTGGATCTCCTCCTTCATGAAGGCTGAACCTGCAGACGAGTACCGAACGCCACACTTGAAAAGCGGTTACCAACAAAACACTCA CTCTGCCCATGAGGAGCACACAGGCTCTCACCCTCTCTACGGACATGGGGAGTGCAAGTGGCCAGGCTGTGAAGCTCTGTGTGAGGACATGGGACAGTTTATAAA GCACCTCAACAACGAACATGCACTAGATGATCGGAGTACTGCACAGTGCCGGGTTCAAATGCAAGTGGTTCAACAGCTAGAGATACAG TTATCCAAGGAGAGCGAGCGTCTGCAAGCAATGATGACACATCTGCATATGAGGCCATCGGAGCCAAAGCCTTTCAACCAGCCC CTCAATCTGGCAGCCAGTGCCTCTCTTttgaagagagagggggacacTTTCCCAGAAGGTTTACCTCACCCCCCCACCTCTGCCACGGCCCCCATCACCCCCCTGCGCCAGGGGCCCTCCGTCATCAGCTCCTCCAGCCTGCACAGTGTGGGGGGGGCCATCCGCCGGAGGAACTCTGATAAGTTCTGCACCCCCATCGCCTCGG agcttGCACAGAATCAGGAATTCTACAAAAATGCTGATGTCAGACCTCCCTTTACCTACGCCTCGCTCATACGACAT GCTATATTGGAAGCCCCAGATAGGCAGTTAACCCTGAATGAAATTTACAACTGGTTTACACGAATGTTCGCCTATTTCAGGAGAAACACAGCAACATGGAAG AATGCAGTACGCCATAACCTGAGCCTACACAAGTGCTTTGTCCGAGTGGAGAATGTGAAGGGGGCTGTGTGGACAGTGGATGAAGTTGAATACCAAAAGAGGAGACCACCAAAGATGACCGG aagCCCAACTTTAGTAAAGAATATGATTTCAGGACTTGGCTATGGATCGCTTAACGCAAGCTATCAG gcGGCCCTGGCAGAGAGCAGCCTGCCCCTTCTCAACAGCCCCACCCTGTTGAACACGTCGACTGGCAGCAGCATGAACATGCTCCACGTGGGTCACGATGACGTCAGCAGCACCGTGGAGCAGATCCAcagcaacggcagcagcagcccGGGGCTTTCCCCCCAGCAGTACGG GCATCAAATTCACGTCAAGGAAGAGCCCGCTGAGTTACTAGAGGAAGACAACAGGCCTGTGTCACTCATGGCAACAATGAACCAGAACCTGCCGTTGCCTGGCGACGAGCGAGATTTGGAGGAGGAGCTGCCAGCGGTGGAGGAGCTGGAGTAG